One part of the Prionailurus bengalensis isolate Pbe53 chromosome B2, Fcat_Pben_1.1_paternal_pri, whole genome shotgun sequence genome encodes these proteins:
- the LOC122489011 gene encoding transmembrane protein 230-like, which translates to MLPTRTNVAAGIPSSKVKYSKLSSTDTGHINHQKETSSTEASFKSKRCPVRSHLLKFKKNSTRIPYKAIACATAQFLIGAFLVVTGCLLLVGYISKVGANRAVAVLIVGILVFLPGFYHLLIAYRAHRGCQGCSYRDLPDCDD; encoded by the coding sequence ATGCTTCCCACTCGCACCAACGTGGCTGCTGGGATCCCCAGCAGCAAAGTGAAATACTCAAAGCTCTCCAGCACTGACACTGGGCACATTAACCATCAGAAGGAAACTTCGTCTACTGAAGCTAGCTTTAAATCGAAAAGATGTCCAGTGAGATCTCACTtattaaagtttaagaaaaactCTACGAGGATTCCTTATAAGGCCATTGCCTGTGCCACCGCGCAGTTTTTGATTGGCGCCTTTCTCGTTGTCACGGGTTGCCTCCTGCTGGTAGGCTACATCAGCAAAGTGGGCGCCAACCGGGCTGTTGCCGTTCTGATTGTTGGCATCCTGGTGTTTCTGCCTGGGTTTTACCACCTGCTCATCGCTTACAGAGCGCACCGAGGCTGCCAGGGCTGCTCCTACAGGGACCTTCCGGACTGTGATgactag